DNA sequence from the Parasphingorhabdus cellanae genome:
GTCATGCGCCAACAGATGGACCAGAATTGCTTAATCATGTCCGTTAACCCTTAATTTACCAAATTTTACAACTAGGTATCGGGTATTAAGTATCGCCAAAGACTAAGAAATAAGTTGGTCCATTTTGGACTCTTCTTAACAATGTTGCTTTTACTTGCTTCTTTTTGGGGCGTGCCATAAAAATATCCACCAAGCACATCGGAAATTGTTACGTCTGTGTATCGACGCGGCACCGATTTTGTGGAGAGTATATATGGATTTGAGAAGCCAAGCCGTAAATGATGTTGAGGGTGATTTGATCCTTGATGAGACGGAATCCTTGATCTTTCAGCAGCACGGTTTCGGCCAGGATATACTCCAGCAGCAATTTAATGAGATCGACTTACGGTTCGACAAATCAGATGAAATATTCTGGTGTTATATGAACCAGAAATCCCGACCCAGTTACACTTATGCTCTGGGTGATGAAATTCAGCTTGTTCAAGACTGGGTTCAGACGAACTATGGACCTAGTGCTGCCAAGGCTGCTGATCCTTTGAGATATTTTGTATGTGGATCACATACTCCCGGCATTTATAATCTCGGCGGGGATTTAAAGCATTTTGCTGATTGCATCAGGCGCCGGGACTTGGGCGCGCTAAAGAAATACGCGCGGACCTGTGTTCATATGCAATATGCAAATAGCACCGGCTTTGGCGCACCGATTATCACTATGGCATTGGTCCAGGGAGATGCATTGGGCGGAGGGTTCGAACATGCTCTGGCATTCGACCTTTTGGTAGCCGAGAAAAGCGCAAGATTGGGGTTGCCCGAGATTTTGTTCAATCTTTTTCCCGGTATGGGCGCTTATAGTTATCTGCGGCAACGGCTTAGCCGTCGGGAGACGGAACGGTTCATATTAGAAGGTAAATTATTCACAGCGGAAGAGCTCTATGACATGGGGGTTGTCGACATTCTCGCCGAAGATGGCAAGGGTGAGCAGGCAATAATCGAATATACCAAGGAAAATCGTAAACGTTTCCATGCGGAACGCGCTGTTTATAAAGCTCGTCGCTTAGCCAATCCGGTAACGCTAGATGAATTGCTAGAGATTACCGATATGTGGGCAGAAACGGCACTGCATCTTGAAGATGCAGATGTACGCAAAATGGAGCGTTTGGCAAACGCTCAGCAACGCCGGATGGAACGTTCGCTTCTGGCAGTTTAAACCTTAGCCCGCAGCGCTGAAACCGCTGTCCGCGACCCTAGTGTGGCGCGGGGATGGTTTGCTTAAGAAATCAGTAATTCTGGATAATTCTGTTTTTATCTCGTCGAGATAAACAAACCGTTTTTCGGTGAATTCTGCTTCAGTAATAACTTCAAGGACGCCGCACATTTGGGCGAGCTTGTTCGCTCCAACATTATTGGCACCGCTTTTAAAAGCATGTGCCTGAAAGCGAAAGTCATCGACATTTGATTGTTTCACCGATTGTTCAAATAGCAGCATAATTTCCTGCGTATCCTCGATATAGGCATCAATAATTGATTGAATAAAAACTTCATCCCCAATGGATTTGAGATAGTCCATTTGGACACCATCTATCGGTGGTTCTGATTGGTTGGTTGCTTTTGTTCCGATATTGCGAACGACATTGAAGGGATCATTAGTATCGCTCATTGCCTGCGCTGTGTTGGCCTCAAGGAAGTTACCCGTCTGTTCTGCGACCGTATCCAGTAAAACCCCGGCTTCAATTGGCTTGGTAAGGCGAAGATCCATCCCGGCATCGAGACACTTCTTTTCTGTTTCCGGGGTTGAGTCAGCCGTCAAGCCGATTATTGGCACATGATTGCGAGGGCCTTCAATCTGGCGCCATAATTTACAGCACTCAATACCATCAATATTGGGCATATTGACGTCGAGAAATACGATATCAAAAGAATATTTTTCGAGTTCATCCAACGCCAACTCACCGTCGGAAACCGCAACGACCTTGTGTCCGGCATTGACCAGGATGGTCTGCAAAACCATTTGATTGGTTCGGTTATCGTCCGCGATTAATATGTCGAGAGATACGTCGTTGCGAATAATCCGATCTGGATCATCTTCTTCGTTATTGTTGGTGCGATTAAATGAACAGCCGATCTGGACGACGCTGCGCACCGCATCAAAGTCTGGTGAGGCAGGTAAAACGGAAGCGAACGCAGCACGCAATTTTATTTCGTCCAGACTTTTACTGCTGTCATTGGAGAGTAGGACAGGGGGCAGATTGGCTTCTTGGAAAATATCCCAGAGCGCGGAGTTATCCCTTTGCTGCTCTGCTATCATATCGTCCAGCAAAGCCAGATCATAAGAATGAAGCGCACGTTTCTCGAGTATCACTTCGAGTTTGTCATCGGTTAAACACTGGATATGGTCGACCTCAACATCACCTGCGTCCGAGCCACTTATCTCGGGACCATTTTGCCCAAAACCAAGTGATAAAATTTTGAGATTGTCTGAGTCTGCGGCATTCTGGACGGCCTTTATAATCTCAATCGGGCATGATAGCATAAAAGTGCTGCCCTCTCCCAATGTGCTATCGAGACTGACATGTCCGTCCATCTGTATCGCCAATTGCTGACAAATCGCCAATCCAAGACCAGTTCCTCCAAAATTGTCGAT
Encoded proteins:
- a CDS encoding crotonase/enoyl-CoA hydratase family protein; translated protein: MDLRSQAVNDVEGDLILDETESLIFQQHGFGQDILQQQFNEIDLRFDKSDEIFWCYMNQKSRPSYTYALGDEIQLVQDWVQTNYGPSAAKAADPLRYFVCGSHTPGIYNLGGDLKHFADCIRRRDLGALKKYARTCVHMQYANSTGFGAPIITMALVQGDALGGGFEHALAFDLLVAEKSARLGLPEILFNLFPGMGAYSYLRQRLSRRETERFILEGKLFTAEELYDMGVVDILAEDGKGEQAIIEYTKENRKRFHAERAVYKARRLANPVTLDELLEITDMWAETALHLEDADVRKMERLANAQQRRMERSLLAV
- a CDS encoding response regulator, translating into MFTFNPKTRHKKHSHGKPHHHHSRHHNGRHHHGRHHNSLATRGRDREREMIINRLVLIVITLSISLFLDATQPIMLGLKLHLMASLTIYIAYRLEPGPSNPRRLAGLVTDFGVATYLFDIGGSAVAALYPLYLWVILGYGFRFGIKWLAVAAAMGTLSFGWTVYSVPFWQQNLSLSLGLLFGLIIIPAYCSTLIIKISKATKEAEEANKAKSLFLASISHELRTPLNAIIGYGTHLLDMNLPEAQQKMVSTSVSAGQHLLHLINQLLSFARSDTQEELPEPKTFSIVDVLTEVRDIMQLAADEKALTIHLQAEAMSDQLVSGQLEYIRNILINLTSNAVKFTETGSITLKCGIDTDADVPLLWCSVTDTGPGIAADAHDKIFGVFQQADETIIDNFGGTGLGLAICQQLAIQMDGHVSLDSTLGEGSTFMLSCPIEIIKAVQNAADSDNLKILSLGFGQNGPEISGSDAGDVEVDHIQCLTDDKLEVILEKRALHSYDLALLDDMIAEQQRDNSALWDIFQEANLPPVLLSNDSSKSLDEIKLRAAFASVLPASPDFDAVRSVVQIGCSFNRTNNNEEDDPDRIIRNDVSLDILIADDNRTNQMVLQTILVNAGHKVVAVSDGELALDELEKYSFDIVFLDVNMPNIDGIECCKLWRQIEGPRNHVPIIGLTADSTPETEKKCLDAGMDLRLTKPIEAGVLLDTVAEQTGNFLEANTAQAMSDTNDPFNVVRNIGTKATNQSEPPIDGVQMDYLKSIGDEVFIQSIIDAYIEDTQEIMLLFEQSVKQSNVDDFRFQAHAFKSGANNVGANKLAQMCGVLEVITEAEFTEKRFVYLDEIKTELSRITDFLSKPSPRHTRVADSGFSAAG